A genomic region of Tamandua tetradactyla isolate mTamTet1 chromosome 2, mTamTet1.pri, whole genome shotgun sequence contains the following coding sequences:
- the BTF3L4 gene encoding transcription factor BTF3 homolog 4 isoform X2: MIKDDGTVIHFNNPKVQASLSANTFAITGHAEAKPITEMLPGILSQLGADSLTSLRKLAEQFPRQVLDSKAPKPEDIDEEDDDVPDLVENFDEASKNEAN; encoded by the exons ATGATTAAAGATGATGGGACAGTTATTCATTTCAACAATCCCAAGGTCCAAGCTTCCCTCTCTGCTAACACCTTTGCAATCACTGGTCATGCAGAAGCCAAACCAATCACAGAAATGCTCCCTGGAATATTAAGTCAGCTTGGTGCTGACAGTTTAACAAGTCTTAGGAAGTTAGCGGAACAGTTCCCCCGGCAAG TGTTGGATAGCAAAGCACCAAAACCAGAAGACATTGATGAAGAGGATGATGATGTTCCAG atctcgTAGAAAATTTTGATGAGGCATCAAAGAATGAAGctaactaa